From a single Zygotorulaspora mrakii chromosome 2, complete sequence genomic region:
- the PDC2 gene encoding Pdc2p (similar to Saccharomyces cerevisiae PDC2 (YDR081C); ancestral locus Anc_8.213): MLSIEQRYNICLMAERHPKWTQLELARWAYETFQLPKIPSQGTISRLLAKKDIYMNCKDNEKACNRVRKPYNALVRRILQEWVSQSIWNGIPINSPIIQDTAQSVWYRIPAEYREGNGSFSYKWINNFLTKMDISISNLDEELPKPPKVWTFEERSALKEIFAKIPPKDLFTLDETFLAYNLPLDYAQYEASHIQRRIEVASVMLCLNLEGSEKLNPLVVGKYNSYRSFRNYFPEDPVDPVSQSLLGEKMARRFGISYQSNRKSWLTSNLFHDWLARWDKRLVADNRKIWIILDDSCSHRIINPSLKNIELVYTSANSRFLPFNWGILDEFKTRYRIQQYQALIELQNTLEKRTHKKMLISFEQSQLTMSNAFKFIKKAWKGVPIETIRGNWKSSGILPPEMIQLDETVSMAFKKNEVLEAELNRLCNQFYCAKKWDHDMLLDLNIENKNTNFLSTEELVESAIVDAVEPVTQSNNGDVYTHSTSNSLNVNPQLSEYYNFDLFNDRNLAVDMGNLIDNSESDNETKSNFDKNNTENQSKVTNSTNTNDSVISSNPETTLNHDTNNSNYAVNFDRILANEYMQDQQGKLYNVSTLIDKPNSLMNENGILDLRGVGIDTSIVPSDYFNDMFPSSAVPGTAAPLTSGGNTSTGIPPQDINAPYSDNNATQQHNTSSAITGFEDPALNRIIDSAVASDPASESLQEFNSAHHPGATLQSHINLAKSLGNILKHTEAREVSFSDRTIDEIKFNYQAILGKIKKGRRQMHNLKARRGQVQLERFLSSASPSTSDISPQNVQGPVDLQLPGNATFF, from the coding sequence ATGCTTTCGATTGAGCAAAGGTATAACATCTGTCTGATGGCAGAGAGACACCCTAAATGGACTCAGTTGGAATTGGCTCGCTGGGCATACGAAACTTTCCAATTGCCAAAAATACCATCACAGGGAACAATATCGCGACTTCTGGCTAAGAAAGATATATACATGAACTGTAAAGATAACGAGAAGGCTTGTAATAGAGTTAGAAAGCCATATAATGCGCTGGTGCGCCGCATCCTTCAAGAATGGGTTTCGCAGAGTATATGGAACGGTATACCTATTAATTCTCCTATAATTCAAGATACAGCACAATCAGTATGGTACCGAATACCAGCAGAGTACCGTGAAGGCAACGGATCATTCTCCTATAAGTGGAtaaacaattttttgacTAAAATGGATATCAGTATATCTAACTTGGACGAAGAATTACCAAAACCACCAAAAGTTTGGACTTTTGAGGAAAGAAGTGCACTAAaggaaatttttgcaaaaatacCTCCAAAGGATCTCTTTACGCTGGATGAAACGTTTTTGGCGTACAATTTACCATTGGATTATGCACAATATGAGGCTAGTCATATCCagagaagaattgaagTGGCATCTGTCATGCTTTGTCTTAATTTGGAGGgttctgaaaaattaaatcCACTTGTTGTGGGTAAGTATAACAGCTATAGAAGTTTCAGAAATTATTTTCCAGAGGATCCCGTTGATCCCGTATCACAATCGCTGTTGGGTGAAAAGATGGCAAGAAGATTTGGAATATCCTATCAAAGTAACCGAAAATCGTGGCTAACAAGTAATCTGTTTCACGATTGGCTTGCCCGCTGGGATAAACGATTGGTGGCTGATAATAGGAAGATTTGGATTATTCTTGACGATTCATGTTCACATAGAATTATCAATCCAAGTCTAAAAAATATCGAACTTGTTTATACATCAGCAAACTCAAGGTTTTTACCGTTTAATTGGGGCATCCTAGATGAATTTAAGACAAGGTATAGAATCCAACAGTACCAGGCATTAATAGAGCTACAAAACACTCTGGAAAAAAGGACacataaaaaaatgttgataAGCTTTGAGCAAAGTCAACTGACAATGTCAAAcgctttcaaatttatcaaaaaagctTGGAAAGGAGTTCCTATCGAAACAATAAGAGGTAACTGGAAAAGTTCCGGAATATTACCGCCAGAGATGATTCAGCTGGATGAGACAGTCAGTATGGCTTTTAAAAAGAACGAAGTACTTGAAGCTGAACTGAACCGTCTCTGCAATCAATTTTATTGTGCCAAAAAGTGGGACCATGATATGTTATTGGACCTGaacattgaaaataagaatACCAACTTTTTGAGTACCGAAGAGCTGGTCGAGAGTGCTATAGTAGACGCAGTAGAGCCTGTTACTCAGTCAAATAATGGTGACGTCTATACTCATTCAACCTCAAATAGTCTTAATGTCAATCCCCAACTAAGCGAGTACTATAACTTCGATCTTTTTAATGATCGTAATTTGGCTGTTGATATGGGTAATTTGATCGATAATTCAGAATCTGACAACGAAACAAAGAGTAATTTCGATAAGAATAATACTGAAAATCAAAGTAAAGTCACTAACTCAACGAATACGAACGACTCAGTCATATCAAGCAATCCGGAGACAACATTGAATCACGACACAAATAATAGCAACTACGCGGTTAATTTTGATAGAATTTTAGCGAATGAATATATGCAAGATCAACAAGGAAAGCTTTACAATGTAAGCACATTGATCGACAAACCAAATTCATTGATGAATGAAAACGGTATACTTGATTTAAGGGGTGTTGGAATTGATACTTCAATAGTACCGTCAGAttatttcaatgatatgTTTCCTTCCTCAGCTGTGCCAGGCACTGCAGCGCCTTTGACATCCGGAGGTAATACGAGTACCGGGATACCACCACAAGATATCAACGCTCCATACTCTGATAATAATGCCACGCAACAACACAATACATCTTCTGCTATAACTGGTTTTGAAGATCCAGCTTTGAACCGCATCATTGATAGTGCTGTTGCATCTGATCCGGCTTCCGAATCACTTCAGGAGTTCAATTCTGCACATCATCCCGGAGCAACCTTACAATCTCATATCAACCTAGCCAAATCGTTAGGAAATATTTTAAAACATACGGAAGCCCGAGAAGTAAGCTTCTCTGATAGAACGATagatgaaatcaaattcaattatCAAGCAATACTTGGTAAAATTAAGAAGGGACGGCGACAAATGCATAACCTTAAGGCCAGACGAGGACAGGTGCAGCTGGAAAGATTTTTGTCTTCTGCAAGTCCCAGTACTTCCGATATATCCCCACAAAATGTTCAAGGTCCTGTAGATCTACAGTTACCTGGTAATGCAACTTTTTTCTGA
- the TVP23 gene encoding Tvp23p (similar to Saccharomyces cerevisiae TVP23 (YDR084C); ancestral locus Anc_8.216) — MAESQGLVASRLNTFYVTILKSSHPLMLLLHLIGKAAPIVFYLIGSFFLNFTAQFILVVLLLAFDFYFTKNISGRKLVQLRWWYDPSTKTTETFTFESYKQYAPGPPINSIDAKLFWWSTYLVPVIWMVFGIFCILGFKIFYLLLVMVAAVLTGMNAYGFRNCDKWDPNPNSNQTDSWFQMPTIPNIENLTRLATIQSFFQNRS, encoded by the coding sequence ATGGCTGAATCTCAAGGACTGGTGGCAAGTCGTTTAAACACGTTTTATGtcacaattttgaaatcgtCTCACCCTTTGATGCTACTCTTGCATCTAATTGGTAAAGCCGCCCCTATAGTATTCTACTTGATTGGGTCCTTTTTCCTGAATTTTACGGCTCAGTTCATTTTGGTGGTCCTTCTGCTGGCATTCGACTTTTATTTCACCAAGAACATCAGTGGCCGGAAACTTGTCCAACTGCGTTGGTGGTATGATCCATCCACTAAAACGACCGAAACGTTTACGTTCGAGTCCTACAAACAATACGCACCAGGCCCTCCAATAAACTCAATCGATGCCAAGTTGTTTTGGTGGTCCACATATCTAGTACCTGTTATATGGATGGTATTTGGAATATTTTGCATTCTaggcttcaaaattttctatCTGCTGTTGGTTATGGTGGCTGCGGTGCTAACTGGTATGAATGCATATGGGTTTCGTAACTGCGATAAATGGGATCCTAAtccaaattcaaatcaaacGGATAGCTGGTTCCAAATGCCGACCATTCCAAATATAGAAAACTTAACGAGACTCGCCACaattcaatctttttttcaaaacagatCTTAA
- a CDS encoding hydroxyisourate hydrolase, with translation MTERPPVTCHVLDTTTGKPAAGILCTIYKLDLVSAVSPDGNNIFAESSTSELKPLAMARTNEDGRVDQWTFNPDASQRELLGDLGITKKDGAPLGWSTLVHGTYKIRFQVGKYYHSMGQANFHPFIEIIFEVQDSRHYHIPLLVSNYGYTTYRGS, from the coding sequence ATGACCGAAAGGCCACCGGTGACTTGCCATGTTCTTGACACGACAACAGGAAAGCCAGCTGCCGGCATTCTATGTACCATCTACAAGCTAGATTTAGTATCTGCTGTCTCGCCAGATGGGAACAACATATTTGCGGAATCTTCTACATCTGAATTGAAACCACTAGCAATGGCTCGTACCAACGAAGACGGCAGAGTTGACCAGTGGACATTCAACCCTGATGCCTCGCAGAGAGAGTTGTTAGGCGATTTAGGCATTACTAAGAAGGATGGTGCGCCACTGGGATGGAGCACCTTGGTTCATGGTACTTACAAGATCAGATTTCAAGTTGGCAAGTACTACCACTCTATGGGACAAGCGAATTTTCATCCATTCATCGAAATTATTTTCGAAGTTCAAGACTCGAGACATTACCACATACCACTGCTGGTGAGCAATTACGGATACACCACCTACAGAGGTAGCTAA
- the AFR1 gene encoding Afr1p (similar to Saccharomyces cerevisiae AFR1 (YDR085C) and YER158C; ancestral locus Anc_8.217), whose amino-acid sequence MYPTFTNNNASQDAVSVYSGNSTNTNSSFSCRGGAHNPSRMIPRSNSTSDLFDIPLQHGTKAKKRKHPPYAISPEIARINGRFMSSNASLASRDKNNNYVTSKGHEQHNQSLKAKAKLFPQDNSTYPQKKPHSHSCNKSQGVPLQHSHQDPNSKTFYAGHVRPLKDSGIYLASNSRLNPILEGTQFRRPLTPYEMQRKQMKKSFQFPNGENFTPKNRSVIGLSRLDSANPKDTQRTMSNASRSNSLAMINPGAQAALHSLSRSQSMSSVTLKYNASQPLVKMNGSPVTSGSSSSSYNSMREHASNDSTDPSSEPSTNSSATGLSPPPKGPLKPISIIQCKPVPIRPTAPQIRSTKNNMHSMKASDSLPNNVMEKAQGPSKWGTFFKKMFSPSTHSFLSRKKKLIAKGNEERKLKKKDVDIVCSASPSELQAETPATLKQMLVDVSASIPIHESSSKDNEIGNLNKKDEQVNTKADENDDDDDYDDDDNILMDTDLVFDSLLLKADEKHLSAVNKQKDLAKKLSQSDTTKNDDNSTKEIDVRAHKEEGTLDPQLDYDLISDFSKLGSIINQFPTLPDPQADVSLKLPLRSNKRPVMTNKDSIRSFYQTNRHNTEYTSRLLERLNQEWTLVHLDQSIKSSLGQGVSMLKNRQLRFSGSIYVNDTWSPHEYERCDKKFIKNRRRMMQLENERFVQAIKFELNEYKRNDMIVHQDSAQYTHFFL is encoded by the coding sequence ATGTATCCAACTTTTACTAATAACAATGCCAGCCAAGACGCTGTTAGTGTGTATTCTGGCAATAGCACTAACACCAAcagctctttttcttgtcgCGGTGGAGCGCATAACCCATCTAGAATGATTCCTCGATCCAATTCCACATCTGATCTGTTTGATATCCCCTTGCAACATGGCACCAAGGCgaagaaaaggaaacaTCCTCCCTATGCGATATCACCAGAGATAGCACGTATTAACGGTAGATTTATGAGTTCGAACGCATCGCTGGCGAGTCGtgataaaaataataactACGTAACATCTAAGGGTCATGAGCAACATAATCAAAGCTTGAAGGCAAAGGCGAAACTTTTTCCGCAAGATAACAGTACTTATCCTCAAAAGAAGCCCCATTCTCATAGCTGCAATAAGAGCCAGGGGGTTCCGTTGCAACACTCCCATCAGGATCCAAATTCGAAAACGTTTTACGCTGGTCATGTTCGACCTCTGAAGGATTCCGGCATTTACTTGGCGTCAAATAGCAGATTGAACCCTATACTGGAGGGTACTCAATTTAGAAGGCCTTTGACTCCATATGAGATGCAAAGgaaacaaatgaaaaaatcgtTTCAGTTCCCAAACGGGGAGAATTTTACACCAAAAAATAGATCCGTCATCGGTTTGTCACGGTTAGACTCAGCTAACCCGAAAGATACACAGAGAACGATGTCTAATGCATCAAGATCCAATAGTTTAGCAATGATTAACCCAGGAGCTCAGGCTGCTCTTCATTCGTTGTCTAGATCTCAGTCAATGAGTTCCGTGACTCTTAAATATAATGCATCTCAACCACTGGTGAAAATGAACGGTTCACCTGTTACTTCTGGAAGTAGCAGTAGTAGTTACAATAGTATGAGAGAACATGCTAGTAATGACAGTACTGATCCAAGCAGTGAGCCAAGTACCAATAGCAGTGCTACTGGACTCTCGCCTCCTCCAAAAGGTCCTTTGAAACCGATTTCAATTATTCAGTGTAAACCAGTACCCATAAGACCTACTGCTCCACAGATCCGTAGTACCAAGAATAATATGCATTCAATGAAAGCTTCAGATAGTTTACCAAACAATGTCATGGAGAAGGCACAAGGACCATCAAAATGGGGCACGTTCTTtaagaaaatgttttcaCCATCAACAcattcatttctttcgagaaaaaagaaattgattgCGAAAGGAAATGAAGAACGGaaactaaaaaagaaagatgtaGATATTGTATGCTCCGCATCCCCTTCAGAACTTCAAGCAGAGACTCCAGCAACTTTGAAACAAATGTTAGTAGATGTGAGTGCCTCCATACCAATTCATGAATCTTCATCCAAAGATAACGAAATTGGAAATCTAAATAAAAAGGACGAACAGGTCAATACGAAAGCGGATGAAaacgatgacgatgatgattacgatgatgatgacaaCATACTAATGGATACCGATCTAGTATTTGATAGCTTGCTGTTGAAGGCTGATGAAAAGCATCTATCTGCCGTCAATAAGCAAAAGGACTTGGCAAAAAAACTTTCCCAATCGGACACCACAAAGAATGATGACAATTCCACTAAAGAAATAGATGTACGAGCTCACAAGGAGGAAGGGACTCTCGACCCTCAGTTAGATTATGATCTTATCTCAGATTTCTCAAAGTTAGGGTCTATAATTAATCAGTTCCCTACCCTACCGGATCCTCAGGCAGATGTCTCTTTAAAATTACCGCTAAGGTCAAACAAGCGACCAGTTATGACTAATAAAGATTCAATAAGATCTTTCTACCAAACGAACAGACATAATACAGAATATACCAGTAGGCTACTAGAAAGGCTGAACCAAGAGTGGACGTTAGTCCATTTAGATCAATCCATTAAATCATCGCTAGGTCAAGGTGTGTCGATGCTGAAAAATAGACAGTTAAGATTTTCTGGAAGCATCTATGTGAACGATACGTGGTCTCCCCACGAGTATGAACGTTGCGATAAGAAATTTATTAAGAATCGCCGCAGAATGATgcaattggaaaatgaGAGGTTTGTTCAAGCAATAAAATTTGAGCTCAATGAATATAAAAGGAACGATATGATTGTACATCAAGATAGTGCACAGTACAcgcatttttttctgtag
- the STN1 gene encoding Stn1p (similar to Saccharomyces cerevisiae STN1 (YDR082W); ancestral locus Anc_8.214) produces MTSRDHVAYQDGSLSFYVPELFDCGLYYNTSVPMLIKDVYDCIQKSQERCIKFYGNRISRLFWKNHPIERICVFGLVINHQWKELFKSKEEFMLISIDDCSSPRCMEPKILVCKCPKPVFLSCGISGDLSRNKVRVYGTTSFKYLELQVEHLEICNDLTLEIQHWQKAIKMCHQLNIPWQIDAESVQEFYSRQNGNNEQDDFISKLEFHNAKDELLYSSPQDNEVEVTVLASSALVSTGTEYKRSLEIELNMNTSNIMLGSLENCSVEDYSNDKAHLASASFQLTDVAAYNSTQARNTLSRYLIRCGDCKISIVELFKMNPINDYIAKFAEFRFNQKNMASIKPVEQMKSEIFVDLLNKLNNCGLLIFVNQNLINTEPLRSLYDYCTNRLLALIKLKCFSGTIDHEHIKMKLNIPKLSRRAIIDIFKESIKDILEEYPSLLRNWWIEMNSGKFSIVHLEYQNN; encoded by the coding sequence ATGACAAGTCGCGACCATGTAGCATATCAGGATGGAAGCTTGAGCTTTTATGTACCGGAGTTGTTCGATTGTGGGTTGTATTACAATACAAGCGTTCCTATGCTAATTAAAGATGTATATGACTGCATTCAAAAGTCTCAGGAAAGGTGCATCAAATTTTATGGAAACCGAATATCACGGCTGTTCTGGAAAAACCATCCGATCGAGCGAATATGCGTATTTGGCCTAGTGATTAACCACCAATGGAAAGAGCTCTTCAAGAGCAAAGAGGAGTTCATGCTCATAAGCATTGATGATTGCTCCTCGCCACGATGTATGGAGCCGAAAATCCTTGTTTGCAAGTGTCCCAAGCCTGTGTTTTTGAGCTGTGGAATAAGCGGTGATTTATCGAGAAACAAGGTACGTGTCTATGGTACGACCAGTTTCAAATATCTAGAGTTACAGGTCGAACATTTGGAGATATGTAACGATCTGACACTAGAAATTCAACATTGGCAGAAAGCCATCAAGATGTgtcatcaattgaatattcCATGGCAGATTGATGCGGAGTCCGTACAAGAGTTTTATAGTCGACAAAATGGCAACAATGAACAAGATGATTTTATAAGCAAACTAGAGTTCCACAATGCGAAGGATGAATTGCTTTATTCTAGCCCACAGGATAATGAAGTTGAAGTGACCGTCCTGGCCTCTAGTGCATTAGTCTCTACTGGTACGGAGTATAAGAGAAGTCTAGAAATAGAACTAAACATGAATACAAGTAACATTATGCTTGGCTCACTAGAAAATTGCTCTGTAGAAGACTACAGCAATGATAAAGCTCATTTGGCTAGCGCTAGTTTCCAATTGACAGATGTTGCCGCATATAACAGTACCCAGGCGAGAAACACTCTGTCGAGGTATCTTATCAGATGCGGCGATTGTAAAATCAGCATAGTTGAGCTCTTTAAAATGAACCCTATAAACGATTATATTGCCAAGTTTGCAGAGTTTCGATTCAACCAGAAAAATATGGCTAGTATTAAACCAGTGGAACAAATGaaatctgaaatttttgtcGATCTCCTCAATAAGTTGAACAACTGCGGCCTTCTGATATTTGTCAATCAAAACTTGATAAATACAGAACCTTTGAGATCTCTCTACGATTACTGCACGAACAGGTTGTTAGCactgataaaattgaaatgcTTTTCAGGCACCATAGATCATGAGCacataaaaatgaaacttAACATTCCGAAATTATCAAGAAGAGCCATaattgatatcttcaaagAGTCAATCAAGGATATTTTGGAGGAATATCCAAGCTTATTACGGAATTGGTGGATTGAGATGAATTCcggaaaattttcaattgtcCACCTCGAATACCAAAATAACTGA
- the RRP8 gene encoding 25S rRNA (adenine645-N1)-methyltransferase (similar to Saccharomyces cerevisiae RRP8 (YDR083W); ancestral locus Anc_8.215), protein MALFKVEGWDLNTEKVEFFDANAKKAAEKKKIKRDRQNKDKKERQFKKNRAIEEALASTSDVEDNEDNEEENLNEKLDEENTSSIKKNEKKRPLDDKSETLANKKMSKPAVTSAAKKELTPLQQKMMAKLTGSRFRWINEQLYTISSKDALKLIKEQPQLFDEYHEGFRSQVKSWPQNPIDVFVDQIKFRSKRPVNAPGGLPGLQDKKIVIADMGCGEAQLSLDVSNFFKKHNKKTKKFQQKSHKVYSFDLKRANERITVADIKSVPLPDESCSIVVFCLALMGTNFLDFIKEAYRVLAPRGEIWIAEIKSRFADGKGEEFVNALKLMGFFHKNTDDSNKMFTRFEFFKPPQDIIEERKAKLGRRQKFIEVETEKEELEKKRSKIAEGKWLLKPCIYKRR, encoded by the coding sequence ATGGCATTGTTCAAAGTCGAAGGATGGGACCTGAATACGGAAAAGGTTGAATTTTTCGATGCAAATGCAAAAAAGGCcgctgaaaagaagaagattaaAAGAGACAGACAGaacaaagataaaaaagaacGTCAGTTTAAGAAAAATCGAGCCATTGAAGAGGCGCTTGCGAGTACTAGCGATGTTGAGGACAATGAGGACaatgaggaagaaaacttgaatgaaaaattagatgaagaaaataccaGCTCcataaaaaagaatgagaagAAGCGTCCATTAGATGATAAGAGCGAGACCCTTGCGAACAAAAAGATGTCAAAACCTGCAGTCACTAGCGCAGCAAAGAAAGAGCTGACTCCATTacagcaaaaaatgatggcTAAGTTGACAGGGTCACGATTTAGGTGGATAAACGAGCAGTTATACACAATCAGTTCAAAGGATGCATTGAAATTAATCAAGGAGCAACCACAATTGTTTGATGAATATCATGAAGGATTCAGATCACAAGTGAAGTCATGGCCACAAAACCCTATTGATGTTTTTGTGGATCAGATCAAATTTAGGTCAAAGAGGCCTGTTAATGCTCCAGGTGGACTGCCAGGCCTGCAAGACAAAAAGATCGTTATTGCTGACATGGGTTGTGGCGAAGCGCAGTTGTCATTAGATGTcagcaatttcttcaagaaaCATAATaagaaaaccaaaaaatttcaacaaaaatctCATAAAGTCTATagttttgatttgaaaagggCTAATGAGAGAATAACCGTTGCGGATATAAAGAGTGTTCCACTACCAGATGAATCATGTTCCATTGTTGTTTTCTGCTTAGCATTGATGGGTACAAACTTTCTGGATTTTATAAAAGAAGCGTACAGGGTATTAGCACCCAGAGGTGAAATATGGATTGCTGAGATTAAGTCAAGGTTTGCTGATGGAAAAGGTGAAGAATTCGTCAATGCTCTTAAGCTTATGGGCTTCTTTCATAAGAATACTGATGACAGTAATAAGATGTTTACTAGGTTCGAATTCTTTAAGCCACCACAAGATATCATAGAGGAAAGAAAGGCAAAATTAGGAAGGAGACAAAAATTCATCGAAgttgaaactgaaaaagaagagttgGAGAAAAAGAGGTCTAAGATAGCTGAAGGTAAATGGTTATTAAAGCCATGTATTTACAAAAGAAGGTGA